TCTTAGGAGATGCTGACACTGTTCAGAGCCCAGTGTGAAAACAGCAGCCATCAGCTGCTTGTGACACAGATTCCCTGGGTTGGTGCTTGTGTGATGGAGTAGGTGTGTTGCTGTTGACTTTTTTCTTCATAGTAGTCAGATTGAGGGTTTTTTCTATTTGCTAGCTTGGGTAAATGTTCCATGGATTTTATGTTTGCAGGATGTAACATAAAGTGGGGCAGGGAAAGGTCATGGCTGTGGAAAGCTGAGGTTTCTTTGTAGGAACAGGACTGGTTTGTATCTGTTTCAAGGTCCATCATAGGTTCACTGTGTGACCTTGATCAAGTTACTTTCCATCTTGGTATTTCTGCTTCTCTCAACTCAAAACAAGGGATATTTCTGTGCCATCTCAGGGTCTAGAGAGACTCATATGTGTAAAGGATTGTGAGGTCCTTGAAGAGAAGAACTGTGACAGAGCAAATGATGCACTTGGCCTGCAGCTGTGTTACAGCTGAGAACAGGAACAGTTTCAGACTGTCATGTTCTGCACTTGTGTGAGGGGCCTCAGGCAGGAACTAACCTGAATAAAACCTGCAGAGGAAATGCTGGGACACCAGATGCTGGTGCTGTTCATGAGCTGCACATCTGGCAGAGAATCACTGGTGTGGTGGTATCTCCAGGAACTTGAGTCTCATCCTCCTTTGACAGGTTGGTGAAAACGAAATGGCAGTGGCTTCTGGTCACATGAACAGCTCTGGAGTGCTGCTGGAGGTAGGAAGTGTCCTTCCAGTGCTGCACAGTGGGGAAATGCAGTCAGCACCTGGTGCTGTTCCTGCATCTCCAGCTGCTTCAGGTAACTCAGCTCTTTCCTTGTACAGTGTTCCCTTAAGATTTACCTTCAGACTGTTCTGTGGATTTTCTTGGGGGGAAAGATGATGCCTACCTGGCTGGTCTGGGAGCTTCTCTACCAGTTGCATTTCTATTTATATAGCCCTGTCCATCTCACCCCTACTTTTTAAGAAAACTCTAAACCTTTAAAGAGTGACTGAAGCAATTTGGTCTAATCCAGTCCTGATCCATGCAGTCTGGTTTTCTGGGTTGGACACTGGCTAATATCAGGCATCTGAGTGTAGAAAGAAAGGGTTTGTTCACAGGGAGTCGGGGAAAAAATGGTCTAGATCTGATCCCCAACGTGTCAAACACAGCTCCCTGTGGGTCTGGAGAACTCAGGTGCCCTCCCTCTGGTGTATCTTAGAGATCTGTTCAGAGTTAGTGCAAGAGACAGAGACAGTGCAAGACTCTGTATTGGGCTTTCAGAATAACCTGCCTAAGGAAGTTTtttcctcagctcctgctgaccAGTGATTTAATCACATTGTCTACAACTGAGATTATGTGTTATTCATTCATACAGACTTCCATACAAGTAATACTGCTTTCCTTATCCACATCTGGTTTTTTAAGACTTGTTAATTTAGTCCAGACAGTTCAGTAAATTCTGACTGGAAGTTACAGCTAAGATGAATGGCAGCCTTTGATATAAAAGGAATTCTCCAGGAAAAACCTGCAAGGAAatcccctctgctccctcccagctcctgtgacaACTGTTTGTCTTGGCTTACCTTGTGTGGCTCTCTCAGCACTGTTTTTCAGATTTCCCATCATTGTTTTGGGATGAGCCTTTGGAAGGGCATCTCTGTGCATGTGTGGCTTAGTCTGTCCAGCCCTTACAGTGGGTGCAGTGTTCTGTGGCTGCATGATTCTGCCTCAGACTGCACACACAACGGGAGTCGTGCATTTTTTGGTGCAGGTTCTCTGTACAGCTTTTGGGACTCTTTATAGGTATCTCTGTGTCTTTTCCCAGAAGAAGCCACCAGGCAGTGAAGAGCCCAGTGGTGGCTTTGTGGACTTGAGTGGTGGCTGCTTCTTGCTCATGTGCTTTTCCCTTCTACTCTCTGTTAGGTGCTCCTACGCTTTCCCGGCTTTTAGAAGCTGGCCCTGCACAGTTCACCTCACCTCTTGCTTCCTTCTCCGCTGTTGCCAGCGAGCCTCCAGCTAAGCTCCTGCCACCCCCCGTAGAGCCTGTGTCCCAGGCCACTATTGTCATGATGCCCACGCTGTCAGCACCAGCCGTTGTGccaccagctgcagctgcagaaagcGTAGCCACAGGTGCGTCCCCAACCACGCACTCAGAGCTCACGTCGTGCTGGAAGGCAGAACTTCCCCTGGGATCAGCGCCCTGCGAGCTCTCAGCTGGGCTTTGTCACCTCAGACTCACCATCCTGGCCAAAAAGGATGGTTATGGCTGGGTTCTGGAGGAAACATGGTTTTAAACAGGGTTTGCTGGGTGTGGGGGGAAGTGCTGGTGGTTTGCTGACTGCGGTTCAAGGGTTGGAATCTCCTGTGGGAAAGCAAACCCGTATTTGTCTTTTATTAATCTAAGCTGTGGTGGGGTGGATGGGCCTGGGATAGTTGTGGTTGATGCTTAGTGTTACCCACTGCAGTGTTTGTTTATGTGGGGACTTTTCCAGCTTGgtctctgactgtgcctctcatccctgtgcagtgagcCAGCCTGAAGCCTGTGTTTCCATGGAGGCAGTGGCTGATTCCCACACTGTGACCGTGTCCATGGACAGCAGTGAAATATCAATGATCATTGATTCCATCAAGAAAGAGTGCCTGGGttctggggctggcagcactgcagggtcTTCCAAAGATCACTGCATGGATGGGAAAGAAGATCTGGATTTCGCTGAAAAAATGGATATTGCAGTGTCCTATACGGGGGAAGAGCTGGACTTTGATACGGTTGGAAATATTATAGCCATCATTGAGGACAAGGTAAATGGGGAAAGCAGAGTGCTAGTTTTGCTTTTGCTGCACATTCAGTTGGGTTAATTTCAAATGATTGCTGTTCACCAATTTAGTTTAAACAAACAAGAAATAACTATTCCAGAATGCACATTCTCGCCATCATTTTCCAGATCAACAGGACAGGACACCACTGCTGCCTGTCTGACACTGGTGCTCCTTTTCAGAGTACAAAAGGAAATGTCTTTATTCCTTGGAGGGTAGGGTTTGGGTCAGGTCTCTGGCAGACAGCTGAGCACTGCTCTCAGAATCCTTTCCAGGAGTGCCATATTTGTGAAACTGAAGCTTCAGGAGAAACTCTCACAGGGAGTGATACAAATCTGGCTGCAAAAAAGGCAACTTTGTAAATGGAGTAGACTGGGATTTCCACATTTGTCTCAGTACCAAATAACATGAACTTTCCTTTAATCCCTCTTTCTGACCTCAGCCTGCACTGCTGTGTGTTTCTTTTGACAATAAAGGTAGACGACCCCCCTGAAGTCCTGGATGCAGCAGTTGTTGAAGCTGCTCTGTCTTCTTTCTGTGAGGATACCGATGATCCTCAGACCCTTCCTGGCCCGTGGGAGCATTCAATTCGTCAGGAGCATGAGAAACAGGCCCAGATGCCACAAGTGTCCGTGACTGTGAAGCAGGAGAGACTGGAGTGTGAGGAGCCAGAGGCAAAAGGAATTCGAGACCTAATGGGCATCAGTGAGCTGGGGTCAGAAATGAAGACTGAGATTGCAGAGCAGGACCAGAGTCAGCTGGGCCCTGAAGAAACCATACCAGCAACTGCAAGAGTGACAGAAACTCCAGAGCTTAGAAACCAAGAGATAGAGGAAGATCAAAGAGCAGCTGTAACATTGGGAGAGACTCCTGAAGTCAAAACAGAGTCATCCCAGGGAGAAGATGCCGTGCTCAATGCAGTGAAGGCAGAGGTATGTGGGCACAGAGGCTGCCTGGAACTGGTGTGGGGAAAGAGAGGAGCAGTTGTGGCAGGTAGGAGCAAAGTTTAGAGGAAGGATGAGTGCTGGGTTGAAGTGACCCTTCAGTGAATGTGACTGACTGTTTTCCTGGGAGTCAGGCTGCTgatgtgcagagcagctctgctttaGGCAGTACCTTTGTGTATCTCCCCCCACCCATGTGCAGAactgctgctgggaaggtgctCAGTGAACCTCATTGCCTGGAGTTAGGCTAGGATGAGTGAGATGTGCCCACACCTTCACTGAAGTAAGCTGACACAAACATCTAGATTTGTGCATTTCTCTTCCCTCCAGACCCCACCTGATGATGATTCATCCCCTCCACAAGTCCCAAATGTGAGTGAAGACTCCTCACAGGCTGATGTTCAGCACAAATTTGAGCTGTCAGGTAACTTAATTCAGCTAGGAAATCTTTTACATGCAACATTATTAGCTGGATAGTTGTTAGTTATCTGGTTCAGGTTttctggggaggagggagaaaagaTTCCTGTAGGAACAGTGGTAATTACTGCAGGACAGTAGGCGTTGGTGCAGGAGCTTTTGTAGGAAAGGCTGCTTGGGAGAATCAATctttctgcatttctttctttcacaGAATCAATGAAGGAGGAGGCCCAAGCCCTGTTTAGGAGTCAGATGAAGGTAATTCCCTGTTGGTTTTAGTCATATTGAGTTAATTAGcagcctgttgctgctgctgtctgctgAAAGGCAAAGCTTGTGTTCAGCTTTCTGCACTTTGAGCAGTCTGCAGCTGAAGGGGAGATGGCTTCAGAATGTAAAGGTGTTTATGTCTGTGCTTCTGGGTCTGTGGGGACAAGCTGGGCAGGCTGGAGAGACTGGGATTTTGTGGAAGTGCCTGTGCAGTTGTCAGCAGCCTcacaaaaaacccactttgCTCACAGAACCGTAGTTGCTTTGTAGGTCTGAGTGGCTGCTGTAGCTGTCTGTGCCAGCTGATGGACTCTGTGTTTCAGGatgggcagggtgaggaggatgatgaggacGGTGCCAGTGAGGCTGCCAGTTTGGAGGAGCCCAAGGAAGAAGACCAGGGTGAGGGCTATCTCTCAGAGATGGACAACGAGCCCCCCGTGAGCGAGAGCGACGACGGCTTCAGCGTCCACAACGCGCCCCTGCAGTCGCACGCGCTCGCCGACTCCATCCCCAGCAGCCCGGCCTCCTCGCAGTTGTGAGTGTCAGGGCAcacagcagggactgcaggaaatgagccttgcttggtcatatcctatgcaagctgttacagctccagagctcagtccccaaggggactgggtgccagaagccagctcactctcagaccaaggccgcg
The Zonotrichia albicollis isolate bZonAlb1 chromosome 15, bZonAlb1.hap1, whole genome shotgun sequence genome window above contains:
- the BRD8 gene encoding bromodomain-containing protein 8 isoform X1 gives rise to the protein MAAGPGKHKLLSAGPTEPWSIREKLCLASSVMRSGDQNWVSVSRAIKPFAEPGRPPDWFSQKHCASQYSELLETTETPKRKRGEKGEVVETVEDVIVRKLTAERVEELKKIIKETQEKYRQLKKDAELIQAGHMDNRLEELCNEIMIKKKMEEEEAEVKRKATDAAYQARQAIKNPPRRLTGVMVRSPAGSTSPGGDYSLGDLSQPAGDEASPGVTPGTLPSTPVASFIGIPDTPPGSAPLDAPMTPVTDDSPQKKMLGQKATPPPSPLLSELLKKGSLLPTSPRLVGENEMAVASGHMNSSGVLLEVGSVLPVLHSGEMQSAPGAVPASPAASGAPTLSRLLEAGPAQFTSPLASFSAVASEPPAKLLPPPVEPVSQATIVMMPTLSAPAVVPPAAAAESVATVSQPEACVSMEAVADSHTVTVSMDSSEISMIIDSIKKECLGSGAGSTAGSSKDHCMDGKEDLDFAEKMDIAVSYTGEELDFDTVGNIIAIIEDKVDDPPEVLDAAVVEAALSSFCEDTDDPQTLPGPWEHSIRQEHEKQAQMPQVSVTVKQERLECEEPEAKGIRDLMGISELGSEMKTEIAEQDQSQLGPEETIPATARVTETPELRNQEIEEDQRAAVTLGETPEVKTESSQGEDAVLNAVKAETPPDDDSSPPQVPNVSEDSSQADVQHKFELSESMKEEAQALFRSQMKDGQGEEDDEDGASEAASLEEPKEEDQGEGYLSEMDNEPPVSESDDGFSVHNAPLQSHALADSIPSSPASSQFSVCSEDQEAIQAQKIWKKAIMLVWRAAANHRYANVFLQPVTDDIAPGYHSIVQRPMDLSTIKKNIENGLIRTTAEFQRDIMLMFQNAVMYNSSDHDVYHMAVEMQRDVLEQIQQFLATQLMMQTSESGISAKSLRGRDSTRKQDASEKDSVPMGSPAFLLSLFDGGTRGRRCAIEADMKMKK
- the BRD8 gene encoding bromodomain-containing protein 8 isoform X2, with amino-acid sequence MAAGPGKHKLLSAGPTEPWSIREKLCLASSVMRSGDQNWVSVSRAIKPFAEPGRPPDWFSQKHCASQYSELLETTETPKRKRGEKGEVVETVEDVIVRKLTAERVEELKKIIKETQEKYRQLKKDAELIQAGHMDNRLEELCNEIMIKKKMEEEEAEVKRKATDAAYQARQAIKNPPRRLTGVMVRSPAGSTSPGGDYSLGDLSQPAGDEASPGVGENEMAVASGHMNSSGVLLEVGSVLPVLHSGEMQSAPGAVPASPAASGAPTLSRLLEAGPAQFTSPLASFSAVASEPPAKLLPPPVEPVSQATIVMMPTLSAPAVVPPAAAAESVATVSQPEACVSMEAVADSHTVTVSMDSSEISMIIDSIKKECLGSGAGSTAGSSKDHCMDGKEDLDFAEKMDIAVSYTGEELDFDTVGNIIAIIEDKVDDPPEVLDAAVVEAALSSFCEDTDDPQTLPGPWEHSIRQEHEKQAQMPQVSVTVKQERLECEEPEAKGIRDLMGISELGSEMKTEIAEQDQSQLGPEETIPATARVTETPELRNQEIEEDQRAAVTLGETPEVKTESSQGEDAVLNAVKAETPPDDDSSPPQVPNVSEDSSQADVQHKFELSESMKEEAQALFRSQMKDGQGEEDDEDGASEAASLEEPKEEDQGEGYLSEMDNEPPVSESDDGFSVHNAPLQSHALADSIPSSPASSQFSVCSEDQEAIQAQKIWKKAIMLVWRAAANHRYANVFLQPVTDDIAPGYHSIVQRPMDLSTIKKNIENGLIRTTAEFQRDIMLMFQNAVMYNSSDHDVYHMAVEMQRDVLEQIQQFLATQLMMQTSESGISAKSLRGRDSTRKQDASEKDSVPMGSPAFLLSLFDGGTRGRRCAIEADMKMKK